A section of the Litoribacterium kuwaitense genome encodes:
- a CDS encoding metal-dependent hydrolase: protein MKISFHGHAVVQIETNGKKILIDPFITGNGQTDLNAAEVEADVILLTHGHNDHVGDTEAIARRTNALVVAPNELAVYLSFKGLNTHPMHIGGKHTFDFGTVKLTQAFHGSAYTDEENQQMIYTGMPSGILVMAEGKTIYHAGDTALYSDMKMYGEQHDIDLAFLPIGDNFTMGPEDATLAAKWLQAKHVVPVHYNTFPVIEQDAQAFVNGLDMEGTVMSAGDSLNL, encoded by the coding sequence ATGAAAATCTCTTTTCATGGACATGCTGTCGTCCAAATTGAAACAAATGGGAAAAAGATACTGATTGATCCGTTTATTACAGGAAATGGTCAAACCGACTTAAATGCTGCCGAAGTGGAAGCAGATGTCATTCTTTTAACCCATGGTCATAATGACCACGTTGGTGATACGGAAGCGATTGCTCGGCGCACGAATGCACTTGTCGTCGCTCCAAATGAACTTGCAGTTTATTTATCCTTTAAAGGGTTAAACACCCATCCGATGCACATTGGCGGCAAACATACGTTTGATTTCGGTACTGTCAAATTAACACAAGCGTTTCATGGTTCAGCCTATACCGATGAAGAAAATCAGCAGATGATCTACACAGGTATGCCGAGTGGAATTCTTGTTATGGCTGAAGGCAAAACCATTTATCATGCCGGTGATACAGCATTGTATTCAGATATGAAAATGTATGGCGAGCAGCATGACATTGACCTGGCATTCCTGCCGATTGGCGATAACTTTACGATGGGACCAGAAGACGCAACCCTTGCAGCCAAGTGGCTCCAGGCAAAGCATGTCGTTCCAGTTCATTACAACACATTCCCGGTGATTGAGCAGGATGCACAGGCGTTTGTCAATGGTTTAGACATGGAAGGAACGGTTATGAGTGCTGGCGACTCTCTAAACTTATAA
- a CDS encoding DUF350 domain-containing protein → MNLVWLTILYFVASIVVVLIGVLLFELMTRQYKDWEEIQHGNIAVALSIGGKIIGICIVLAFSIFHNDTVLATFLWGLLGVALQLVAYLLFELFTRRFSVETELKAKNVAVGMISLSVSIGLGFVIGASIT, encoded by the coding sequence TTGAACTTAGTATGGTTAACGATCTTATATTTTGTTGCATCTATAGTTGTCGTATTAATCGGTGTCTTATTATTTGAGTTGATGACTCGTCAGTACAAAGATTGGGAAGAAATTCAACATGGAAATATCGCGGTAGCGCTGTCTATTGGTGGTAAAATTATCGGAATCTGTATCGTATTAGCTTTCTCGATTTTTCATAACGATACTGTGCTTGCAACGTTTTTATGGGGCTTATTAGGCGTCGCTCTGCAGCTTGTGGCGTACCTTTTATTTGAATTATTTACGCGCCGTTTCTCAGTTGAAACAGAGTTAAAAGCTAAAAACGTTGCTGTAGGTATGATTTCATTAAGTGTATCGATTGGTCTTGGCTTTGTCATCGGAGCATCGATTACATAA
- a CDS encoding DUF4247 domain-containing protein, translating to MRAFLYGSTFVLMLLLLTACGDQSVSNYIEDTDSYELKDVITSSADSSDYSKVYQVNGKSIEQVSDELKNWREPEEESDVVDGRKLMIYGEELVVLSEEDGEAQVEVSEDDFVRDNYSPSFFNQLMTLAIINRFLGIDGWGTVQRDRCRAGDCYGGYTSSGGSYRGPSGPSPFKGYSSRGGGPGVGK from the coding sequence ATGAGAGCTTTTCTATATGGATCAACATTCGTACTGATGCTCCTCTTGTTGACAGCATGTGGGGATCAGAGTGTTAGTAATTATATTGAAGATACAGATTCATATGAGTTGAAAGACGTCATTACAAGCTCAGCCGATTCTTCAGATTATTCAAAAGTGTATCAAGTCAATGGGAAATCGATTGAACAAGTCAGTGATGAACTGAAGAACTGGCGTGAGCCCGAAGAAGAAAGTGACGTCGTTGACGGACGTAAGTTGATGATCTATGGAGAGGAGCTCGTCGTTTTGTCGGAAGAAGACGGTGAGGCACAAGTAGAAGTGTCAGAAGACGATTTCGTCAGAGATAATTATTCTCCGAGCTTTTTTAATCAATTGATGACGCTCGCCATTATCAATCGCTTTTTAGGCATTGACGGTTGGGGAACTGTCCAGCGAGACCGTTGTAGGGCAGGTGACTGCTACGGGGGGTATACATCTTCTGGTGGCTCATATCGAGGTCCGTCCGGTCCATCGCCTTTTAAAGGCTATTCCAGCCGTGGTGGAGGGCCAGGTGTAGGTAAATAA
- a CDS encoding PspA/IM30 family protein, with protein MFQFFKRVKTVVSSELNSLLDKAEDPVKMLDQFMRDMEEDIREAETAVAKQIANEKMLRKKYEDAQQLVDKRQDQAVQALEAGNEDLARRALEDKKAQEQQAEMLKESHARAKQDADNLRSRLDEMKKEYQEMKLKKDTLKARAESAQTRTKMNHAMSSIGSDESKAGFQRMEEKVMQVEAEAETSEDLRSSNRSLDDEFEALGNNEVDDELAALKKKLGKE; from the coding sequence ATGTTTCAATTTTTCAAACGCGTCAAGACAGTCGTGAGCTCAGAGCTTAATTCATTACTAGACAAAGCCGAAGATCCAGTGAAAATGCTTGATCAGTTTATGAGAGATATGGAAGAAGATATCCGTGAAGCGGAAACAGCGGTTGCGAAGCAGATTGCTAATGAAAAAATGCTTCGTAAGAAATATGAAGATGCTCAGCAGCTCGTCGATAAGCGACAGGATCAAGCTGTTCAGGCATTAGAGGCTGGCAATGAAGACCTTGCTCGCCGTGCTTTAGAAGATAAAAAAGCCCAAGAGCAGCAAGCTGAGATGCTAAAAGAATCCCATGCACGTGCGAAGCAAGATGCGGATAACTTGCGCTCTCGTTTAGATGAAATGAAAAAAGAATATCAAGAAATGAAGCTAAAGAAAGATACGTTAAAAGCACGTGCTGAATCCGCACAAACGAGAACAAAAATGAACCATGCCATGTCATCCATTGGTTCAGATGAGTCTAAAGCCGGTTTCCAGCGTATGGAAGAAAAGGTTATGCAAGTTGAGGCTGAGGCTGAAACAAGCGAAGATTTGCGATCATCGAATCGCAGCCTCGATGACGAATTTGAAGCTTTAGGCAACAATGAAGTTGATGATGAACTGGCTGCATTAAAGAAAAAGCTCGGTAAAGAATAA
- a CDS encoding DUF4178 domain-containing protein, with protein sequence MGLLKRIINAFKGENTSSSEVKERNVYNLKSGDIVTYDLEDYEVVGTITYNDSGYKWYAYQLVSLNKTIWLSAEMDDELELGIYEKLSFPLNQPIPKEVTVEEKTYYLDEKGKAYVSGTGRSQNISNRQMSYYDFADEDESTFLSVEVWGEEVEVSRGYPIQEFELKILAGS encoded by the coding sequence ATGGGATTGTTGAAGCGGATTATCAACGCGTTCAAAGGTGAGAACACATCCTCATCTGAAGTGAAAGAGCGCAACGTCTATAATCTGAAATCAGGTGACATTGTGACGTATGATTTGGAAGATTATGAGGTTGTCGGTACGATTACGTACAATGACTCAGGTTACAAGTGGTATGCCTACCAGCTCGTGAGTCTAAATAAAACGATTTGGTTATCGGCGGAAATGGATGATGAGCTGGAGTTAGGGATATATGAAAAACTGTCTTTCCCGCTGAATCAGCCGATCCCTAAAGAAGTCACTGTCGAAGAGAAGACGTATTATTTAGATGAAAAAGGAAAAGCATATGTCTCAGGTACAGGTCGTTCTCAAAACATATCTAACCGGCAAATGAGTTATTACGATTTTGCTGATGAAGATGAATCAACATTTTTGTCCGTTGAGGTTTGGGGCGAGGAGGTTGAAGTGAGCCGGGGCTACCCAATTCAAGAATTTGAGCTGAAAATTCTCGCTGGTAGTTAA
- a CDS encoding M24 family metallopeptidase — protein sequence MRLERLRHTCQKELFTAAFITEPSSLFYVTGFKTDPHERVVALYVPGMEEAKAILLLPHMEIEQARSDGWEGEVLGYNDTQDPWQLLASHIHLASESTIAIEKHHMTVERLEAIQETFKPKYVEAIEPHIRQMRLQKSQDEIDIMKEAAHLADVGISLGKGALQEGITEAEVKQIIEQGLAQRGVREMSFTTTVLFGEHSAQPHGVSGERTLRAGDIVLFDLGVVHKGYTSDITRSFFFRKASEQQRAMYDAVLEANEEAIAAISVGKPMLTAEKAARASLYERGFNDYFTHRIGHGLGIDVHEYPSLHAENELPFTAGMTFTIEPGVYIPEIGGIRIEDEVYLTEDGVELLTKSAKNLEII from the coding sequence ATGCGACTGGAACGTCTTCGACACACGTGTCAGAAAGAGTTGTTTACTGCAGCCTTTATTACAGAACCCTCTAGTCTATTTTATGTGACAGGCTTTAAAACCGACCCGCACGAACGTGTTGTTGCCCTTTATGTCCCTGGCATGGAAGAGGCCAAAGCCATTCTTTTACTACCCCATATGGAAATTGAGCAAGCGCGTTCAGATGGATGGGAAGGTGAAGTCCTAGGCTATAATGACACACAAGACCCTTGGCAACTACTTGCTAGTCATATCCATTTAGCTAGCGAATCAACCATAGCGATTGAAAAGCACCATATGACGGTTGAGAGGTTGGAAGCCATTCAAGAGACATTTAAGCCAAAGTATGTGGAAGCGATCGAACCACATATAAGACAAATGCGTTTACAGAAATCTCAAGACGAAATCGACATTATGAAGGAAGCCGCTCACTTGGCAGATGTCGGCATCTCACTCGGAAAAGGTGCACTTCAAGAAGGGATTACAGAAGCGGAAGTCAAGCAGATCATCGAGCAAGGGCTTGCTCAAAGAGGCGTACGTGAAATGTCCTTTACGACGACGGTTTTATTCGGCGAACACTCCGCTCAGCCACACGGTGTCAGCGGCGAGCGTACATTGCGAGCGGGCGATATCGTCCTCTTTGATCTCGGTGTTGTACATAAAGGCTATACGTCTGATATTACGCGGAGCTTCTTCTTCAGAAAAGCGAGTGAACAACAAAGAGCGATGTACGACGCTGTTCTTGAAGCAAACGAAGAAGCCATTGCCGCCATTTCTGTCGGAAAACCGATGCTTACTGCCGAAAAAGCGGCGCGAGCGAGCTTATACGAACGAGGGTTTAATGATTATTTTACCCACCGAATCGGACACGGACTCGGCATCGACGTCCATGAATATCCGTCACTGCATGCGGAAAATGAGCTGCCTTTTACAGCTGGCATGACGTTTACAATTGAGCCCGGCGTCTATATCCCGGAAATCGGAGGCATTCGTATTGAGGATGAAGTGTATTTGACCGAAGATGGGGTTGAACTGTTAACAAAAAGCGCAAAAAATTTAGAGATTATTTAA
- the rpe gene encoding ribulose-phosphate 3-epimerase: MRKIAPSILSADFGCLYEDIKEVEDAGADYIHFDVMDGMFVPNISFGLPVLQSIAPKTTIPVDVHLMVEQPERYISSFINAGASIVTVHQEATKHVHSCLQQIKNEGCRAGIALNPGTPVSLIEPIIEQVDLILIMTVNPGFGGQSFINATLRKIEEARNLADRVAHPVEIEVDGGIDESTIGKAEEAGANVFVAGSAIFSKKDRAKVIQQLRHS; encoded by the coding sequence ATGCGAAAAATTGCTCCTTCTATTTTATCTGCGGATTTCGGGTGCCTTTACGAAGATATTAAAGAGGTTGAAGACGCGGGTGCCGATTATATCCACTTTGACGTGATGGACGGAATGTTTGTACCCAATATTTCTTTTGGGCTGCCAGTGCTGCAGTCGATCGCGCCGAAGACGACGATTCCAGTGGATGTCCATTTAATGGTGGAACAACCAGAACGCTACATTTCATCTTTTATTAACGCAGGTGCTTCCATCGTGACGGTTCATCAGGAGGCGACAAAGCATGTTCATTCGTGCTTGCAGCAAATTAAAAATGAAGGCTGTCGTGCTGGGATCGCTTTAAATCCAGGAACGCCTGTGTCACTCATTGAACCTATCATTGAGCAAGTAGATCTTATCTTAATTATGACCGTTAACCCTGGGTTCGGTGGGCAATCATTTATCAATGCGACGTTAAGGAAAATTGAAGAGGCAAGAAATCTAGCGGACCGAGTCGCTCATCCAGTTGAGATTGAAGTTGATGGTGGGATCGACGAAAGTACGATTGGAAAAGCAGAGGAAGCAGGCGCAAATGTATTTGTTGCCGGTTCAGCCATTTTTTCTAAAAAAGATCGTGCAAAGGTGATTCAACAACTCCGTCATTCGTGA
- the pknB gene encoding Stk1 family PASTA domain-containing Ser/Thr kinase: MIGSHLDGRYQILDYIGGGGMANVYLAKDMILDREVAVKVLKPEFSKDEEFISRFRREARSATSLSHPNIVDIYDVGEQDDTYYIVMEYVSGQTLKQFIQKHGSLSQRLTVQIMEQLTSAISHAHDNHIIHRDIKPHNILIDEYNDVKVTDFGIAVAISSTTITQTNSLLGSVHYLSPEQARGSMSTKKSDIYSLGVVMYEMLRGQAPFSGESPVGVALKHLQNEIPSLHQWVPHLPQSVENVILKACAKDPLHRYDTVDAMHEDLTTVLDEARKDELKFVPPDTDDEKTKAVPVISSHLVNNASADITHNRNTSVPSPERDKEPPQAEEAAPQRKRWPKVLLWTLVLVLGIGTAAVAAATFLPTLMFPEDVAVPDVDEMPRIDAQLALQEKKFNVKVDEAHHDEVEEGLVIRSIPNGGETAKEGSTVTIEVSLGKEASVLSDYIEKTGSEAQRELELKGYNVKMYEIESDEPKGIVVEQYPEAGSQVVPEDTTVTLEVSRGPQLFLESLIGKTKEEVQNYASEHGLKLDVHREAEYSEEVAAGEVLSQSPPEGTTMEEGDPVAVVLSKGPPPVTGTKTVRVEYEPEVNTFEDRPEEPGPPFGDRPGNGNQREEQPKEAIVRVYVNDMEHQLNEAILEQAITETTDIPFDVTLGYKESAEYRVTLDDEVVENGTITYEELKNN, translated from the coding sequence ATGATCGGGTCACATTTGGATGGCCGCTATCAAATCCTCGACTATATCGGTGGTGGAGGCATGGCCAATGTCTATTTAGCCAAAGATATGATTCTCGATCGAGAAGTAGCGGTTAAAGTGTTGAAGCCAGAATTTTCGAAGGACGAAGAGTTCATCTCCCGTTTTCGCCGGGAAGCACGGTCGGCAACCAGTTTGTCACATCCAAATATTGTCGATATTTATGATGTCGGAGAGCAAGATGATACGTATTACATCGTCATGGAATATGTGAGCGGGCAAACGTTAAAGCAATTTATTCAAAAACACGGATCTTTATCACAGAGATTAACTGTGCAAATCATGGAACAATTAACCTCAGCTATTAGTCATGCGCACGATAACCATATCATTCATCGTGACATTAAGCCTCATAATATTTTGATTGATGAATATAACGACGTGAAAGTTACCGATTTTGGCATTGCAGTTGCCATCAGCTCGACAACCATTACGCAAACGAATTCACTTCTAGGCTCCGTTCACTATTTATCACCTGAACAAGCACGCGGGAGCATGTCCACAAAAAAATCGGACATCTATTCTCTTGGTGTTGTCATGTATGAAATGTTGCGTGGCCAAGCGCCTTTCTCGGGTGAATCGCCCGTAGGGGTTGCATTAAAACACCTGCAAAATGAAATACCTTCACTGCACCAATGGGTACCACATTTACCACAGAGTGTCGAAAACGTCATCTTAAAAGCTTGTGCGAAAGACCCGCTTCATCGGTACGACACTGTCGATGCGATGCACGAAGATTTAACAACCGTTCTTGACGAAGCTCGAAAAGACGAACTGAAATTCGTTCCACCTGATACGGATGACGAAAAAACAAAAGCAGTGCCTGTGATTTCGAGCCATTTAGTGAATAACGCTTCAGCAGACATAACGCACAATCGAAACACGAGCGTTCCTAGCCCTGAGCGCGATAAAGAACCTCCGCAAGCAGAAGAGGCAGCTCCACAAAGGAAACGGTGGCCTAAGGTGCTTCTTTGGACACTTGTTCTCGTACTAGGGATCGGTACCGCGGCTGTTGCAGCAGCGACTTTCTTGCCGACGCTTATGTTTCCTGAGGATGTTGCAGTCCCAGATGTTGATGAGATGCCGCGCATCGATGCACAGCTCGCTTTGCAGGAGAAAAAATTCAATGTAAAAGTAGATGAGGCTCATCACGATGAAGTCGAGGAAGGGCTTGTCATTCGCAGTATCCCGAACGGTGGGGAAACGGCAAAGGAAGGCTCGACCGTGACAATTGAAGTCAGTCTCGGTAAAGAAGCTTCCGTCTTAAGTGATTACATTGAAAAGACGGGAAGCGAAGCGCAACGAGAGCTTGAGTTAAAAGGTTACAACGTAAAAATGTATGAAATTGAATCGGACGAACCTAAAGGGATCGTCGTCGAACAATATCCCGAAGCAGGCTCACAAGTTGTTCCTGAAGACACAACAGTGACCCTTGAAGTCAGCCGCGGACCACAGCTCTTTTTAGAAAGCCTGATAGGCAAGACGAAAGAAGAAGTTCAAAACTACGCATCTGAACATGGATTGAAGCTAGATGTTCATCGGGAAGCAGAATATTCAGAAGAAGTGGCTGCGGGAGAAGTGCTTAGTCAAAGCCCACCTGAAGGTACGACGATGGAAGAGGGCGATCCAGTAGCTGTCGTCTTGTCAAAAGGGCCACCGCCAGTTACAGGTACGAAAACTGTAAGAGTCGAATACGAGCCGGAAGTAAACACCTTTGAAGATCGACCTGAAGAACCAGGACCTCCGTTTGGAGATCGACCTGGTAACGGAAATCAACGCGAAGAACAGCCTAAAGAAGCGATTGTTCGTGTGTATGTAAATGATATGGAACATCAGCTAAATGAAGCGATTCTCGAACAAGCGATCACTGAGACGACCGATATTCCCTTTGATGTAACGCTTGGGTATAAAGAAAGTGCGGAATATCGAGTAACGCTTGATGATGAAGTCGTCGAAAACGGAACGATAACTTATGAAGAATTGAAAAATAATTAG
- a CDS encoding Stp1/IreP family PP2C-type Ser/Thr phosphatase, protein MKTVYRTDTGNVREHNEDSVTVKCTNGQCLAIVADGMGGHRAGDVASTMAVSELVKHWDSQLTLSSPTEAEQWFREKVEDVNAKMYSYSLEHEECRGMGTTLVSAICTPQFVTIAHIGDSRGYVKRASFFRQVTQDHSLVNELVRSGELSREAAEHHPRKNVLLRALGTNERADVDIQSFEWDYGEYVLLCSDGLTNKLSEEELIQVLDSELSLDEKADQMVTTAKSLGGEDNISAALIYHEMPEEGRRREG, encoded by the coding sequence ATGAAGACGGTCTATCGAACAGATACCGGCAATGTACGTGAGCATAACGAAGACAGCGTCACTGTAAAGTGCACAAACGGCCAATGCCTTGCGATCGTAGCTGATGGTATGGGAGGGCATCGTGCTGGGGACGTTGCGAGTACAATGGCGGTATCGGAGCTAGTAAAGCATTGGGACAGTCAATTAACGCTTAGCAGTCCGACAGAAGCCGAACAATGGTTTCGTGAAAAAGTGGAAGATGTCAACGCGAAGATGTATTCATATTCTTTGGAGCATGAAGAATGCAGAGGAATGGGAACGACACTTGTATCCGCGATTTGTACACCTCAATTCGTCACGATTGCGCATATTGGCGACAGTCGTGGGTATGTAAAGCGTGCCTCTTTTTTTCGGCAGGTGACGCAAGACCATTCGCTCGTCAATGAACTCGTCCGTTCTGGTGAACTCTCTAGAGAAGCAGCTGAGCATCATCCGAGAAAAAATGTTTTGTTACGAGCATTAGGTACGAATGAAAGGGCTGATGTTGATATCCAATCATTTGAATGGGATTATGGTGAATACGTTTTACTTTGTTCTGACGGCTTAACGAACAAGCTGTCTGAAGAAGAGCTCATCCAAGTTCTGGATAGCGAACTCTCTCTTGACGAAAAAGCGGATCAAATGGTTACGACAGCAAAATCCCTTGGTGGAGAAGATAACATCTCAGCTGCTCTCATCTATCATGAAATGCCTGAAGAAGGTAGGAGAAGAGAAGGATGA
- the rlmN gene encoding 23S rRNA (adenine(2503)-C(2))-methyltransferase RlmN, with the protein MSLLSKQTKARPYHKPIDELPSIYSLELHELEGWLKEEGQPAFRAEQIYSWLYEKRVFSFDDMTNLPKALRERLEESFDLTTLKTIVQQKAEDGTMKFLFELTDGFSIETVLMKHDYGYSVCVTTQVGCRIGCTFCASTLGGLKRHLEAGEIVAQVVKVQQVLDDIDARLGHVVVMGIGEPFDNYDELMSFLRIINHEKSLNIGARHITVSTSGIVPKMYDFADEGLQINFALSLHAPTQEMREQLMPIARAYKLEPLMESVKYYTEKTGRRITFEYGLFGGVNDQEEHALKLAKLIKPIKCHVNLIPVNYVPERDYVRTPQKQIQKFVHTLRKQGVNATVRREQGHDIDAACGQLRAKERKEETR; encoded by the coding sequence ATGAGTTTACTATCGAAACAAACGAAGGCCCGTCCTTACCATAAACCGATCGACGAGCTGCCATCCATTTATAGCTTAGAACTACACGAGCTTGAAGGGTGGCTTAAGGAGGAAGGACAGCCTGCCTTTCGTGCCGAGCAGATTTATAGCTGGCTTTATGAGAAGCGAGTGTTTTCATTCGACGACATGACGAACCTTCCGAAAGCACTGCGTGAGCGCTTAGAAGAATCGTTTGATCTAACGACGTTAAAGACAATCGTTCAGCAAAAGGCTGAGGATGGGACGATGAAATTTCTATTTGAGCTGACGGATGGCTTTTCGATTGAGACTGTTTTGATGAAGCACGACTATGGCTATTCAGTTTGCGTCACAACACAAGTTGGCTGTCGAATCGGTTGCACGTTTTGCGCATCTACTTTAGGCGGCTTAAAAAGGCATTTGGAGGCCGGGGAGATCGTTGCTCAGGTCGTAAAAGTCCAACAAGTACTTGATGATATCGATGCCCGTCTTGGCCACGTCGTCGTGATGGGAATTGGAGAGCCCTTTGACAATTACGACGAATTGATGAGTTTCTTAAGAATCATTAACCATGAAAAATCATTAAACATCGGTGCCCGTCACATTACCGTATCGACGAGCGGAATTGTACCTAAGATGTACGATTTCGCCGATGAAGGGCTGCAAATTAATTTTGCGTTATCCTTGCACGCTCCAACGCAGGAGATGCGTGAACAGCTTATGCCGATTGCTCGTGCTTATAAGCTAGAGCCGCTCATGGAATCGGTGAAGTATTATACAGAAAAAACGGGTCGTCGCATCACATTTGAATACGGATTGTTTGGTGGCGTCAATGATCAGGAGGAGCATGCTCTCAAGCTGGCGAAGTTAATTAAGCCGATTAAATGCCATGTCAATTTAATTCCTGTGAATTATGTGCCGGAAAGAGATTATGTGAGAACACCGCAAAAGCAGATTCAAAAATTCGTGCATACCCTTCGCAAACAGGGAGTTAACGCAACTGTACGACGCGAGCAAGGTCACGACATTGACGCAGCTTGCGGTCAACTGCGGGCAAAGGAACGGAAAGAAGAGACGAGGTGA